One window of the Reyranella humidisoli genome contains the following:
- a CDS encoding DUF2783 domain-containing protein, with protein sequence MADTTTGALRRTLNLARPDDIYNAIVEAHRDLDDAQCRAFDARLILLLANHVGDEVLLEALAAAHETMEDT encoded by the coding sequence ATGGCCGACACGACGACCGGCGCGTTGCGCCGTACGCTGAATCTTGCGCGACCCGACGACATCTATAATGCGATTGTCGAGGCCCATCGGGACCTGGACGATGCGCAGTGCCGTGCCTTCGACGCACGGCTGATCCTTCTGCTGGCGAACCATGTCGGTGACGAGGTGCTTCTCGAAGCGCTCGCCGCGGCTCACGAGACGATGGAGGATACATGA
- a CDS encoding S1C family serine protease encodes MARGLNGSANGAGHWPPPGEEGVVARTPGGGSNLPPLVSAALPAVVGVKTTIPESRRSAKTLGTEREGHGILVDDEGLILTIGYLIMEADTVTVTDIEGNELSARIVGYDYESGFGLVRTEEPMRLKPMRFGDSDSLTLRAEAFVAGLGGEKAALKVKVAGRREFAGYWEYLLDSAIFTVPAYPLWGGSALISQQGELLGVGSLLVQEALGPGSPAFPGNMYVPINRLKPIFGELVAQGRLSTPPRPWLGIYTVEHMGQLVVGGISEGGPADRAGLQRGDILHALDGEVLDDVADFYRKLWAIGPAGSVVKLKMERDSDTFDVTVRTGDRGGYHKYGTD; translated from the coding sequence ATGGCCCGAGGGTTGAACGGTTCCGCAAACGGCGCGGGCCATTGGCCGCCGCCCGGCGAAGAGGGCGTGGTCGCCCGCACCCCCGGTGGTGGCTCCAACCTGCCACCCCTGGTTTCTGCCGCGTTGCCCGCGGTGGTCGGCGTAAAGACCACCATTCCCGAAAGCCGTCGCTCCGCCAAGACTTTGGGCACGGAGCGTGAAGGTCATGGGATTCTCGTCGACGACGAGGGCCTGATCCTCACGATCGGCTATCTGATCATGGAAGCCGACACCGTCACGGTCACCGACATAGAGGGCAACGAGCTGAGTGCCCGCATCGTGGGCTACGACTACGAGAGCGGCTTCGGCCTTGTGCGCACCGAGGAGCCGATGCGCCTGAAACCGATGCGCTTCGGCGATTCCGACTCCCTGACTTTGCGCGCGGAAGCCTTCGTCGCGGGCCTCGGCGGAGAGAAGGCGGCGCTCAAGGTCAAGGTGGCCGGACGGCGCGAGTTTGCCGGATACTGGGAGTACCTGCTCGACAGCGCCATCTTCACCGTGCCGGCCTATCCGCTGTGGGGCGGTTCGGCGCTGATCAGCCAGCAGGGCGAACTGCTGGGCGTCGGCTCGCTGCTGGTCCAGGAGGCTCTTGGTCCGGGATCGCCCGCCTTTCCCGGCAACATGTACGTGCCGATCAACCGGCTGAAGCCGATCTTCGGCGAACTCGTCGCCCAAGGACGCCTTTCGACGCCGCCACGCCCCTGGCTCGGGATCTACACCGTGGAACACATGGGCCAACTCGTGGTCGGCGGCATCTCCGAAGGCGGGCCCGCCGACCGGGCGGGGCTCCAGCGCGGCGACATCCTGCACGCGCTGGACGGCGAGGTGCTCGATGACGTGGCCGACTTCTATCGCAAGCTCTGGGCGATCGGGCCGGCCGGCTCGGTGGTGAAGCTCAAGATGGAACGCGACAGCGACACTTTCGATGTGACGGTCCGGACGGGCGACCGTGGCGGCTATCACAAGTACGGCACCGACTGA
- a CDS encoding HdeD family acid-resistance protein has translation MTMSANNPLPPNLAEGLKVLRAKWGWIVALGVVFLIAGFIAVGSAVAATASAVMIIGIMMIMGGAAEIVAAFSVKGWGKFAVWMLLGLLYVGAGFIAIMNPFAAATILTLMLGAALVAGGVLRIFLAFSMKSAGKPWGWVVVSGLVTLLLGVMIIAQWPASSFFVLGIFLGIDLIFIGSGWVTMGLALKNRPAA, from the coding sequence ATGACGATGTCGGCCAATAATCCTCTTCCTCCGAACCTCGCGGAAGGACTGAAGGTCCTGCGCGCCAAGTGGGGATGGATCGTGGCGCTGGGCGTCGTGTTCCTGATCGCCGGCTTCATCGCGGTGGGCAGCGCGGTCGCGGCCACGGCATCGGCCGTAATGATTATCGGCATCATGATGATCATGGGCGGAGCAGCCGAAATCGTCGCGGCCTTCAGCGTCAAGGGCTGGGGCAAGTTCGCGGTCTGGATGCTGCTCGGCCTGCTCTATGTCGGCGCCGGTTTCATCGCCATCATGAACCCCTTCGCAGCCGCCACCATCCTCACCCTGATGCTGGGCGCGGCGCTCGTGGCCGGCGGCGTGCTGCGCATCTTCCTCGCCTTCAGCATGAAGTCGGCCGGCAAGCCCTGGGGCTGGGTCGTCGTCTCGGGTCTCGTCACGCTGCTGCTGGGCGTGATGATCATCGCCCAGTGGCCGGCCTCCAGCTTCTTCGTCCTGGGCATCTTCCTCGGCATCGACCTGATCTTCATCGGGTCGGGCTGGGTGACGATGGGCCTCGCGCTGAAGAACCGTCCCGCCGCTTAG
- a CDS encoding thioesterase family protein, which produces MLQSLPYELPELITRAPLDTHRSTVIPEWVDWNGHMNVAFYVAAFDQASGAFMRNMGLGRRYVDGKLGMTFVLETHVTYDREVREGAPLRFTTQLLARDAKKVHLFHEMYHAEQDYLAATNETIVMNIDYATRRSGPWPVPAAERLDAIWKTHEGLPKPAKAGRVMSLSKKV; this is translated from the coding sequence ATGCTTCAGTCCCTGCCGTACGAACTTCCCGAACTGATCACCCGCGCCCCGCTCGACACCCACCGCTCTACCGTGATTCCCGAATGGGTCGACTGGAACGGCCACATGAACGTGGCCTTCTACGTCGCGGCCTTCGACCAGGCTTCCGGCGCGTTCATGCGTAACATGGGGCTGGGCCGTCGCTACGTCGACGGCAAGCTGGGCATGACCTTCGTGCTGGAAACCCACGTCACCTACGACCGCGAGGTCCGCGAAGGCGCGCCGCTGCGCTTCACCACACAGCTGCTGGCCCGCGATGCCAAGAAGGTGCATCTCTTCCATGAGATGTACCATGCCGAGCAGGACTACCTGGCCGCGACCAACGAAACGATCGTCATGAACATCGACTATGCCACGCGGCGTTCCGGGCCCTGGCCGGTGCCGGCGGCCGAGCGTCTCGACGCAATCTGGAAGACCCACGAGGGTCTGCCCAAGCCGGCCAAGGCTGGTCGGGTCATGAGTCTTTCGAAGAAGGTCTAG
- a CDS encoding FAD-dependent oxidoreductase: protein MGSYEYRHYPYSRPAELDGGCGRRPVVIVGAGMAGPTLALALAKRGVPSVVLDEDDTVSLGSRSICQAKHSLEIWDRFGVASRMVEKGITWEQGELYLRDKPVFRFNLQPEPGHKFPAFVNLQQYYVEEYLYDRCLSEPLAELRLRNKVVAVTPGDEGVAVEVETPDGRYTLQAEWLVACDGVRSTVRHLLDLPYPGEVFHDRFLIADIRLLSELPKERRFWFYPPFHPTNSVLLHRQADNVLRVDFQLGPDADPEEEKKPENIDRRLRQMFGPEARWEHEWTSVYTFTCRMMERFVHDRVIFAGDAAHVVSPFGARGGNGAIADVDNLAWKLAMVLGKAAPASLLDSYCSERRAAARENILNSTRSTDFITPKFPASRAFRDATLALARDFPFARALINSGRLSVPTSQAGSPLDTPDGDTDWARGPAPGQAMLDAPMGRDGGPWLIDRLGRDFTVLAFADQDTPLANLPPGATGVCIVGDGLARQRYDARPGTTYLIRPDRYVAARWRRFDAAAIGAAIRRATGNG, encoded by the coding sequence ATGGGGTCGTACGAATACCGCCACTACCCGTACAGCCGGCCCGCCGAACTCGACGGCGGGTGCGGGCGCCGGCCCGTCGTGATCGTGGGCGCCGGCATGGCCGGCCCGACGCTGGCGCTGGCGCTGGCCAAGCGCGGCGTTCCCTCGGTCGTATTGGACGAGGACGACACGGTGAGCCTCGGCAGCCGTTCGATCTGCCAGGCCAAGCACAGTCTCGAGATCTGGGACCGCTTCGGTGTCGCGTCCCGCATGGTCGAGAAGGGAATCACCTGGGAGCAGGGCGAACTCTATCTTCGCGACAAGCCGGTCTTCCGCTTCAACCTGCAGCCCGAGCCGGGCCACAAGTTCCCGGCTTTCGTGAACCTGCAGCAGTATTACGTGGAGGAGTATCTCTACGATCGCTGCCTCTCCGAGCCACTGGCCGAGCTGCGCTTGCGCAACAAGGTGGTTGCCGTCACGCCGGGCGACGAGGGCGTCGCGGTCGAGGTGGAGACACCGGATGGACGTTACACGCTCCAGGCCGAGTGGCTGGTCGCCTGCGATGGCGTACGCAGCACCGTGCGCCATCTCCTGGACCTGCCCTATCCCGGCGAGGTCTTCCACGACCGGTTCCTGATCGCCGACATCAGGCTCCTGAGCGAACTGCCCAAGGAGCGGCGTTTCTGGTTCTACCCGCCGTTCCATCCCACGAATTCGGTCCTGCTGCATCGCCAGGCCGACAACGTGCTGCGCGTCGACTTCCAGCTTGGTCCGGACGCCGATCCGGAAGAGGAGAAGAAGCCGGAAAACATCGACCGGCGCCTGCGCCAGATGTTCGGCCCCGAGGCGCGCTGGGAGCACGAGTGGACCAGCGTCTACACGTTCACCTGCCGCATGATGGAGCGCTTCGTCCACGACAGGGTGATCTTCGCGGGAGATGCCGCCCACGTCGTGTCTCCCTTCGGCGCGCGCGGCGGCAATGGCGCGATCGCCGATGTCGACAACCTCGCCTGGAAACTGGCGATGGTGCTCGGCAAGGCCGCGCCGGCGTCGCTGCTCGACAGCTATTGCAGCGAGCGGCGTGCGGCGGCCCGCGAGAACATTCTGAACTCGACCCGCAGCACGGATTTCATCACACCGAAGTTTCCGGCCTCGAGGGCTTTCCGCGACGCAACCCTGGCCCTCGCCCGCGACTTTCCCTTCGCCCGCGCACTGATCAACAGCGGCCGCTTGTCCGTACCCACGAGCCAGGCCGGTTCGCCGCTCGACACGCCGGATGGCGACACGGACTGGGCTCGGGGTCCCGCTCCGGGACAGGCGATGCTCGATGCACCAATGGGGCGTGACGGCGGACCCTGGCTGATCGACCGGCTGGGACGGGACTTCACCGTGCTCGCCTTCGCCGACCAGGACACGCCCCTTGCCAACCTGCCGCCCGGTGCGACCGGCGTCTGCATCGTGGGGGACGGGCTCGCCCGACAGCGCTACGATGCCCGGCCCGGCACGACCTACCTGATCCGGCCCGACCGCTATGTCGCCGCGCGCTGGCGCCGCTTCGACGCGGCCGCCATCGGGGCGGCGATCCGGCGGGCCACCGGGAACGGCTGA
- a CDS encoding NUDIX hydrolase: MNEPKKEAPPPRPATTVLLLRPSQPGDAASPLEVFMVVRHHQIDSFSGALVFPGGKLEDADGSASLRARCGGADAIGDAELKFRVAGVREAFEECGVLLARKRGQRALIAAADLKGIEERWRAKLAKDEASIVDMVEAEDLEIATDLMTPYAHWITPTFVPKRFDTWFFLAEAPEDQVALHDGSESTDSVWIGPQEAIDEATAGKRTLVHATTKNLELLAEGKTVGGAIAAAKVRKIVTVQPWVEARDGKKFLHIPEGAGYRNLIREMPPSGGVPQTGR, from the coding sequence ATGAACGAACCGAAGAAAGAGGCGCCGCCGCCGCGTCCCGCCACCACCGTGTTGCTGCTGCGCCCGTCCCAACCGGGCGATGCCGCCTCGCCGCTCGAAGTGTTCATGGTCGTGCGCCATCACCAGATCGATTCCTTCTCCGGCGCGCTGGTTTTTCCCGGCGGCAAGCTCGAGGACGCCGATGGAAGCGCGTCGTTGCGCGCCCGCTGTGGCGGCGCCGACGCGATAGGCGATGCGGAACTCAAGTTCCGCGTCGCCGGCGTGCGCGAAGCCTTCGAGGAATGCGGCGTGCTGCTGGCGCGCAAGCGCGGCCAGCGGGCGCTGATCGCCGCGGCCGACCTCAAGGGGATCGAGGAGCGCTGGCGCGCCAAGCTGGCCAAGGACGAGGCGAGCATCGTCGACATGGTCGAGGCCGAGGATCTCGAGATCGCGACCGACCTGATGACGCCTTACGCGCACTGGATCACGCCGACCTTCGTGCCCAAGCGGTTCGACACATGGTTCTTCCTGGCCGAGGCGCCCGAGGACCAGGTGGCGCTGCACGATGGCTCCGAATCGACGGACTCGGTCTGGATCGGGCCGCAGGAGGCGATCGACGAGGCGACGGCGGGCAAGCGCACTCTCGTTCATGCCACGACCAAGAACCTGGAACTGCTGGCGGAGGGAAAGACGGTTGGCGGCGCGATCGCCGCTGCGAAGGTGCGCAAGATCGTCACCGTCCAGCCCTGGGTCGAAGCGAGGGACGGCAAGAAGTTCCTGCATATCCCCGAAGGGGCGGGCTATCGCAATCTCATCCGCGAAATGCCGCCGTCCGGTGGTGTTCCGCAGACCGGAAGATAA
- a CDS encoding ankyrin repeat domain-containing protein, which translates to MTAQTLTADERALIEATQRNDVETARRLIAAGTNVNAQDEMRDSAFLLAGARGRLEILKLTLQAGADLGSTNRYGGTALIPACHHGHVETVRELLKTAIDVNHVNRLGWTALLEVVILGDGGPPYVEITRLLLARRADVNLPDNQGVTPLGHARQRGQREIASILEAAGAR; encoded by the coding sequence GTGACAGCCCAGACCCTCACCGCCGACGAGCGCGCCCTGATCGAGGCCACGCAGCGCAACGACGTCGAGACCGCGCGACGCCTGATCGCCGCCGGCACCAACGTCAACGCCCAGGACGAGATGCGCGACAGCGCCTTCCTGCTGGCCGGCGCCCGGGGCCGGCTGGAGATCCTGAAGCTCACCCTGCAGGCCGGCGCCGACCTCGGGAGTACCAACCGCTACGGCGGCACAGCGCTGATTCCGGCCTGCCATCACGGCCATGTCGAGACGGTGCGGGAACTGCTGAAGACCGCGATCGACGTCAATCACGTGAACCGGCTCGGCTGGACCGCCCTGCTGGAGGTCGTGATCCTGGGCGACGGCGGCCCGCCCTACGTCGAGATCACGCGCCTGCTGCTTGCACGCCGCGCCGACGTCAATCTACCCGACAACCAGGGCGTCACGCCGCTCGGTCATGCGCGCCAGCGCGGCCAGCGCGAGATCGCCTCGATCCTGGAGGCCGCCGGCGCGCGCTGA
- a CDS encoding GNAT family N-acetyltransferase — MPSDPASLVVRPATIDDVDTLHRFSVDLATYEDEPDAVGSTPQTLARDGFGENPQFGALIAEREGKAVGFALYTFNYSVWTAARGLFIEDIWVVPEERRGGVARALMQGLARECEAKGYKRIDLNVLDWNPARGFYERLGYRWIRNWLPYRLSGEALAALARPSSKDS; from the coding sequence TTGCCGTCTGATCCAGCATCACTCGTGGTCCGGCCGGCCACGATCGACGACGTCGACACGCTGCACCGCTTTTCGGTCGATCTCGCGACCTACGAGGACGAGCCCGATGCCGTCGGTTCGACCCCGCAGACCCTCGCTCGCGACGGATTTGGCGAGAATCCTCAATTCGGGGCGCTGATCGCCGAGCGCGAGGGCAAAGCGGTGGGTTTCGCGCTCTACACGTTCAACTATTCCGTCTGGACCGCCGCACGCGGCCTCTTCATCGAGGACATCTGGGTGGTGCCCGAGGAACGTCGCGGCGGTGTCGCCCGCGCGCTGATGCAGGGTCTCGCCCGCGAATGCGAAGCCAAGGGCTACAAGCGCATCGACCTCAATGTGCTCGACTGGAACCCAGCACGCGGCTTCTACGAGCGGCTGGGCTATCGCTGGATCCGCAACTGGCTGCCCTACCGTCTGAGCGGCGAGGCGCTGGCCGCACTCGCTAGACCTTCTTCGAAAGACTCATGA
- a CDS encoding SDR family NAD(P)-dependent oxidoreductase, which translates to MKDTLTGRLALVTGAGRGNGAAIARGLAAAGARVIVTDVDLDAARTIADSIVREGGDARGHALDVTDAESCTKLAQDISLLVGPISILVNNAGIFLRGGLMDPDGRARWERTMEVNVQGPFNVTMAFVEQLKHTKGSIVNIASINSFIAPAGSGVYPVSKGALAQFTRALATELAPDGVRVNALAPGIIATAMTEVTRADPKKLEGFLAHVPMKRVGQPEELAGPVVFLCSEAASYITGAILPVDGGYLAV; encoded by the coding sequence ATGAAGGATACACTCACCGGCCGGCTTGCGCTGGTCACGGGTGCGGGCCGCGGCAACGGCGCGGCCATCGCCCGCGGCCTCGCCGCCGCTGGCGCCCGCGTCATTGTCACGGATGTCGATCTCGATGCGGCGCGCACCATTGCCGACAGCATCGTCAGGGAGGGCGGCGACGCGCGCGGCCATGCGCTCGACGTCACCGATGCGGAAAGCTGCACCAAGCTTGCGCAGGACATCTCCCTGCTGGTCGGTCCGATCAGCATCCTGGTGAACAATGCCGGCATCTTCCTGCGCGGGGGCCTGATGGACCCGGACGGCCGGGCGCGTTGGGAACGCACGATGGAGGTGAACGTCCAGGGGCCTTTCAACGTCACCATGGCCTTTGTGGAGCAGCTCAAGCACACCAAGGGCAGCATCGTGAACATCGCCTCGATCAACTCCTTCATCGCGCCGGCCGGCAGCGGGGTCTATCCGGTCTCGAAGGGCGCGCTGGCCCAGTTCACGCGCGCGCTCGCGACGGAGCTGGCGCCCGACGGTGTGCGGGTGAACGCGCTGGCGCCGGGCATCATCGCCACCGCGATGACGGAGGTGACGCGCGCCGATCCGAAGAAGCTGGAGGGCTTCCTCGCCCATGTGCCGATGAAGCGCGTGGGCCAGCCGGAGGAGCTGGCCGGGCCGGTGGTGTTCCTGTGTTCGGAGGCGGCGAGCTACATCACCGGCGCCATCCTGCCGGTCGACGGAGGCTACCTTGCCGTCTGA
- a CDS encoding NADP-dependent oxidoreductase, translating to MATNRRVLLKSRPQGEPTLANFDIVDQPIPEPKDGEYLSRTIWMSLDPYMRGRMAEAKGYASNVNLGDAMVGGTVGQVVKSKNPRFKEGDYVVEYAGWQSYAVSTGDMSMKLDPDAAPLSTALSVLGMPGMTAWWGLMEIGKPKAGETVVVSAASGAVGSVVGQLAKLKGCRAVGIAGGKDKCDYVVNELGFDACVDYRAAGGNLFKELRAAAPKGIDIYFENVGGAVQAAVVPQLNDFARVPLCGLIAHYNEMQMSPGPDWRLLLIKRATVTGFIVSDHFGQMADFWKEVPAAVKAGKIKYREDIVKGIENAPEAFIGLLKGRNFGKLLVQVAEDPTRK from the coding sequence ATGGCCACCAATCGTCGCGTGCTGCTGAAGTCGCGCCCGCAGGGCGAACCGACACTCGCCAATTTCGATATCGTCGACCAGCCGATCCCCGAACCCAAGGACGGCGAATATCTCTCGCGCACGATCTGGATGTCGCTCGATCCCTACATGCGTGGCCGCATGGCGGAGGCGAAGGGCTACGCCTCCAACGTCAATCTCGGCGATGCGATGGTGGGCGGCACGGTGGGCCAGGTCGTGAAGTCGAAGAACCCGCGTTTCAAGGAAGGCGACTACGTCGTCGAGTATGCCGGCTGGCAGAGCTACGCCGTCTCGACCGGCGACATGTCGATGAAGCTCGATCCGGACGCCGCGCCGCTTTCGACCGCGCTTTCGGTACTGGGGATGCCGGGCATGACGGCCTGGTGGGGTCTGATGGAGATCGGCAAGCCCAAGGCGGGTGAGACGGTCGTCGTGTCCGCGGCCTCAGGCGCCGTCGGTTCGGTTGTCGGACAGCTCGCGAAGCTGAAGGGCTGCCGCGCCGTCGGCATCGCCGGCGGCAAGGACAAGTGCGACTATGTCGTGAACGAGCTGGGCTTCGACGCCTGCGTCGACTATCGCGCGGCCGGCGGCAACCTGTTCAAGGAACTGCGGGCCGCGGCGCCCAAGGGCATCGACATCTACTTCGAGAATGTCGGCGGCGCGGTGCAGGCGGCGGTCGTCCCGCAGCTCAACGACTTCGCGCGGGTGCCGCTGTGCGGGCTTATCGCGCACTACAACGAGATGCAGATGAGCCCCGGTCCCGACTGGCGCCTGCTGCTGATCAAGCGCGCCACCGTGACGGGCTTCATCGTGTCGGATCACTTCGGCCAGATGGCCGACTTCTGGAAGGAAGTGCCGGCCGCGGTGAAGGCCGGCAAGATCAAGTACCGCGAGGATATCGTGAAAGGCATCGAGAATGCGCCCGAGGCCTTCATCGGCCTGCTCAAGGGCCGGAACTTCGGCAAGCTGCTGGTGCAGGTCGCCGAGGATCCGACCCGGAAGTAG
- a CDS encoding thioesterase family protein, which translates to MKLAPYPMIDLDLAAPLDRHPATVLPDWIDWNGHMNVGYYVVAFDKATDTLCQQFGCGWEYTRDKIGMTFVLEAHVTYDREVKEGDDLRITTQILDHDAKRLHFIHMMYHAKEGYLAATNELMLMNIDYNSRRSAPWPDFAMERIEKLAAAHAALPRPVQAGRLIGIKKK; encoded by the coding sequence ATGAAATTAGCTCCGTACCCCATGATCGATCTCGACCTCGCGGCGCCGCTCGATCGCCACCCCGCCACCGTGCTGCCCGACTGGATCGACTGGAACGGCCACATGAACGTGGGTTACTACGTCGTGGCCTTCGACAAGGCGACCGACACGCTCTGCCAGCAGTTCGGCTGCGGCTGGGAATACACGCGCGACAAGATCGGCATGACCTTCGTGCTCGAGGCGCACGTGACCTACGATCGGGAAGTCAAGGAAGGCGACGACTTGCGCATCACGACGCAGATCCTCGACCACGATGCCAAGCGCCTCCATTTCATCCACATGATGTATCATGCGAAGGAAGGCTATCTCGCCGCGACCAACGAATTGATGTTGATGAACATCGACTATAACAGCCGCCGCTCGGCTCCCTGGCCGGACTTCGCCATGGAGCGAATCGAAAAGCTTGCGGCCGCCCACGCCGCCCTCCCCCGGCCCGTCCAGGCCGGCCGCCTCATCGGAATCAAGAAGAAGTAA
- a CDS encoding alpha/beta fold hydrolase → MSKSRTYVCLPGAWMGAWSFQFVVERLRAAGHDARALPFRGVGERAAELSPDLDNDVFLAETIATLEKEDLRDIVLVGHSFGSLIATLVTDRIPERIGHLVIIDGGIATDGQSIFGRIPPEIVAKRKKLMKVVNDTEVLPFAPVGSLIIDDPVLAAWTHRHLTPHPVACYTKPIKLHNPAGNGRPMTYVACTKPRYPVSAGMHEKVQTMPHVRYRSIEAGHNCIISAPDLVTAELLAIPR, encoded by the coding sequence ATGAGCAAGTCCCGTACCTATGTATGTCTTCCCGGCGCCTGGATGGGCGCGTGGTCGTTCCAGTTCGTCGTCGAAAGGCTGCGCGCCGCCGGCCACGATGCCCGCGCCCTGCCCTTTCGCGGCGTCGGCGAGCGCGCGGCGGAACTCTCGCCCGATCTCGACAACGACGTCTTCCTGGCCGAGACGATCGCCACCCTGGAGAAGGAAGACCTGCGCGACATCGTGCTCGTCGGTCACAGCTTCGGCAGCCTGATCGCCACGCTCGTCACCGATCGCATCCCCGAGCGGATCGGCCATCTCGTCATCATCGACGGCGGCATAGCGACCGACGGCCAGTCGATCTTCGGCCGCATCCCGCCCGAGATCGTGGCCAAGCGGAAGAAGCTGATGAAGGTCGTGAACGACACCGAGGTGCTGCCCTTCGCGCCGGTCGGCAGCCTGATCATCGACGACCCAGTGCTGGCCGCCTGGACGCACCGGCACCTCACGCCGCATCCGGTCGCCTGCTACACCAAGCCGATCAAGCTGCACAATCCGGCGGGCAACGGCCGTCCCATGACCTACGTCGCCTGCACCAAGCCGCGCTATCCGGTGTCGGCCGGCATGCACGAGAAGGTGCAGACCATGCCGCATGTCCGCTACCGCTCGATCGAAGCCGGCCACAACTGCATCATCTCGGCGCCCGATCTCGTCACGGCGGAACTGCTGGCCATTCCGCGTTGA
- a CDS encoding MBL fold metallo-hydrolase translates to MAKAFASQADMADKKITFSRLSEHAYAFTAEGDPNTGIVVGDDAVMVIDAQATPKMAEQVIERIRTVTDKPIKYVVLTHYHAVRVLGASGYSPEHIICSEATRDMIVERGAQDYKSELQRFPRLFQAAETIPGLTWPTITFSDRMTLWLGKLQVDIIHAGRGHTKGDTIVWLPEERTLFSGDLVEYGATPYCGDAHYKDWPETLQKLRDLKAEALVPGRGDALIGEGPVEEGIAGTQAFLSDLYKVVEKSAEAGDSLKLAYDKAMAALQPRYGNWVIFEHCMPFDVSRAYDEAKGLDHPRIWTAERDIEMWAALEKGA, encoded by the coding sequence ATGGCCAAGGCGTTCGCCTCACAGGCGGATATGGCGGACAAGAAGATCACCTTCAGCCGTCTTTCCGAACATGCATACGCCTTCACGGCGGAGGGCGATCCCAACACGGGCATCGTGGTCGGCGACGACGCGGTGATGGTGATCGACGCCCAGGCGACGCCGAAGATGGCGGAGCAGGTTATCGAGCGCATCCGCACCGTTACCGACAAGCCCATCAAGTACGTGGTGCTCACGCACTATCACGCCGTGCGCGTGCTGGGTGCCAGCGGCTACAGTCCCGAGCACATCATTTGCAGCGAGGCCACGCGCGACATGATCGTCGAGCGTGGCGCACAGGACTACAAGTCAGAGCTGCAGCGCTTTCCGCGCCTGTTCCAGGCGGCCGAGACGATCCCGGGCCTGACCTGGCCCACCATCACCTTCAGCGACCGCATGACCCTGTGGCTGGGCAAGCTGCAGGTCGACATCATCCATGCCGGCCGCGGCCATACAAAGGGCGATACGATCGTCTGGCTGCCCGAGGAGCGCACGCTGTTCAGCGGCGATCTCGTCGAGTACGGCGCCACCCCCTATTGCGGCGACGCCCACTACAAGGACTGGCCGGAGACCTTGCAGAAGCTTCGCGACCTCAAGGCCGAGGCGCTGGTGCCCGGGCGAGGCGACGCGCTGATCGGCGAGGGTCCGGTCGAGGAAGGCATTGCCGGGACGCAGGCTTTTCTGAGCGACCTCTACAAGGTGGTGGAGAAGAGCGCCGAGGCCGGCGACTCTCTGAAGCTGGCCTACGACAAGGCGATGGCGGCCCTGCAGCCGCGCTACGGCAACTGGGTCATCTTCGAACACTGCATGCCGTTCGATGTGTCGCGCGCCTACGACGAGGCCAAGGGCCTCGACCATCCGCGCATCTGGACCGCCGAACGCGACATCGAAATGTGGGCGGCGCTCGAAAAGGGCGCCTGA
- a CDS encoding SDR family NAD(P)-dependent oxidoreductase, protein MAKKTKAVVLGVGAERGLGAAASRRFAKEGYHVLVAGRTGPKIDKVALGIRNAGGAATAIVVDGTKEDEVAALFDKAMADDAEGAPTDLLVFNMGNNAAVDFREMTAQHFEDSWRVGCFAGFLFGREAMRRLAPLGRGTVIFTGASGSLRGRPRFAAFNATKGGLRLLVQSMAREFGPQGIHVAHAIIDGGIEGERLLSRMPDRADKAGPDGLLNIDAIADSYWHLHRQHRSAWTHEIDLRPYKEPF, encoded by the coding sequence ATGGCGAAGAAGACGAAGGCGGTCGTGCTGGGCGTTGGTGCCGAGCGGGGGCTGGGTGCGGCGGCGAGTCGCCGCTTCGCGAAAGAGGGCTACCACGTGCTCGTAGCGGGCCGTACCGGGCCCAAGATCGACAAGGTTGCGCTGGGCATCCGCAACGCCGGCGGAGCGGCGACGGCGATCGTGGTCGACGGCACGAAGGAGGACGAGGTCGCCGCGCTGTTCGACAAGGCGATGGCCGACGATGCGGAGGGCGCGCCGACCGACCTGCTGGTCTTCAACATGGGCAACAACGCCGCCGTCGATTTCCGCGAGATGACGGCGCAGCATTTCGAGGACTCCTGGCGGGTCGGCTGCTTCGCCGGCTTCCTGTTTGGCCGGGAAGCCATGCGCCGTCTGGCGCCGTTGGGCCGCGGCACGGTGATTTTCACCGGCGCCTCGGGTTCGCTGCGCGGCCGTCCGCGCTTTGCCGCCTTCAACGCGACCAAGGGCGGTCTGCGCCTGCTGGTGCAGTCGATGGCGCGCGAGTTCGGGCCTCAGGGCATCCATGTCGCGCATGCCATCATCGACGGCGGCATCGAGGGCGAACGTCTCCTCTCGCGCATGCCCGACCGCGCGGACAAGGCGGGCCCCGATGGGCTGCTGAACATCGACGCCATCGCCGACAGCTACTGGCACCTGCACCGCCAGCACCGCAGCGCCTGGACCCATGAAATCGACCTGCGGCCCTACAAGGAGCCGTTTTAG